In the genome of Candidatus Eisenbacteria bacterium, one region contains:
- a CDS encoding TraR/DksA family transcriptional regulator, with protein sequence MARKTTKALITESRYQELKAMLEERRLELVREVHAKIRDARAENTHEHNVLDEGETSDTDIQEEIGFALLQMKSETLDRINTALRRISEGTYGLCLECGDEIAEPRLRALPFAVRCKDCEESREVAERRERMTSRRNPSSLLSEVSTGA encoded by the coding sequence ATGGCAAGGAAGACGACCAAGGCATTGATCACGGAGAGCCGTTATCAGGAGCTGAAGGCAATGCTCGAGGAGCGCCGCCTCGAACTCGTGCGCGAGGTGCACGCCAAGATTCGCGACGCGCGAGCCGAGAACACCCACGAGCACAACGTGCTCGACGAGGGCGAAACATCGGATACCGATATCCAGGAGGAGATCGGGTTCGCGTTGCTCCAGATGAAGTCGGAGACGCTGGACAGAATCAACACGGCGCTCCGGAGGATCAGTGAGGGCACCTACGGCCTCTGTCTCGAGTGCGGGGACGAGATTGCCGAACCACGCCTTAGAGCGCTGCCCTTTGCGGTGCGGTGCAAGGACTGCGAGGAGAGCCGTGAGGTGGCCGAGCGGCGTGAGCGCATGACGTCGCGTCGCAATCCCTCATCCCTCCTCTCTGAAGTGTCAACCGGCGCCTGA